The Capra hircus breed San Clemente chromosome 2, ASM170441v1, whole genome shotgun sequence genome window below encodes:
- the MATN1 gene encoding cartilage matrix protein, translating into MRALSGPRLVLCGLLLLLSQAPCAPGLAPLSRGHLCRTRPTDLVFVVDSSRSVRPVEFEKVKVFLSQVIESLDVGPNATRVGLVNYASSVKQEFPLRAHSSKAELLQAVRRIQPLSTGTMTGLAIQFAITKALSDAEGGRPRSPDISKVVIVVTDGRPQDSVRDVSARARAGGIELFAIGVGRVDKATLQQIASEPQDEHVDYVESYSVIEKLSKKFQEAFCLVSDLCATGDHDCEQVCVSSPGSYACACREGFSLNSDGKTCNVCNSGGGSLATDLVFLIDGSKSVRPENFELVKKFINHIVDTLDVSDKLAQVGLVQYSSSVRQEFPLGRFHTKKDIKAAVRNMSYMEKGTMTGAALKYLIDNSFTVSSGARPGAQKVGIVFTDGRSQDYINDAAKKAKDLGFKMFAVGVGNAVEDELREIASEPVAEHYFYTADFKTINQIGKKLQKRICVEEDPCACESIVKFQTKVEGLLQALTRKLEAVSKRLAILENRIV; encoded by the exons GGCACCTCTGCCGGACCCGGCCCACCGACCTGGTGTTCGTCGTTGACAGCTCACGCAGCGTGCGGCCCGTGGAGTTTGAGAAAGTGAAGGTGTTCCTGTCCCAGGTCATCGAGTCACTGGATGTGGGGCCCAATGCCACCCGCGTGGGCCTGGTCAACTACGCCAGCTCCGTGAAGCAGGAGTTCCCGCTGCGGGCCCACAGCTCCAAGGCTGAGCTGCTGCAGGCCGTGCGCCGCATCCAGCCGCTGTCCACGGGCACCATGACGGGTCTGGCCATCCAGTTTGCCATCACCAAGGCCTTAAGCGATGCAGAGGGTGGTCGCCCCAGGTCTCCCGACATTAGCAAG GTGGTCATCGTGGTGACGGACGGGAGGCCCCAGGACAGCGTGAGGGACGTGTCTGCGCGGGCCCGGGCCGGCGGCATCGAGCTGTTCGCTATCGGCGTGGGCCGCGTGGACAAGGCCACGCTGCAGCAGATCGCCAGCGAGCCGCAGGACGAGCACGTCGACTATGTGGAGAGCTACAGCGTCATCGAGAAGCTGTCCAAGAAGTTCCAGGAGGCCTTCTGCT TGGTGTCAGACCTGTGTGCCACGGGCGACCATGACTGTGAGCAGGTGTGTGTCAGCTCCCCGGGCTCCTACGCCTGTGCCTGCCGCGAGGGCTTCAGCCTGAACAGTGATGGCAAGACCTGCAACG TCTGCAACAGTGGCGGGGGCAGTTTGGCTACTGACTTGGTCTTCCTGATTGATGGGTCCAAGAGTGTGCGGCCAGAGAACTTTGAGCTGGTGAAGAAGTTCATCAACCACATTGTGGACACGCTGGATGTATCGGACAAGTTGGCCCAGGTAGGGCTGGTACAGTACTCAAGCTCTGTGCGCCAGGAGTTCCCCTTGGGCCGCTTCCACACCAAGAAGGACATCAAGGCAGCCGTGCGGAACATGTCCTACATGGAGAAGGGCACCATGACCGGGGCTGCCCTCAAGTACCTCATCGACAATTCTTTCACTGTGTCCAGCGGGGCTAGGCCTGGTGCCCAGAAGGTGGGCATTGTCTTCACTGATGGCCGGAGCCAGGACTACATTAATGATGCTGCCAAGAAAGCCAAGGACCTTG GCTttaaaatgtttgctgtgggtgtgGGCAATGCCGTGGAGGATGAGCTGAGGGAAATCGCCTCGGAGCCTGTGGCAGAGCACTATTTCTACACAGCTGACTTCAAGACCATCAACCAGATTGGCAAGAAGTTGCAGAAGAGGATCTGTGTGG AGGAAGACCCGTGTGCTTGCGAGTCCATCGTGAAATTCCAGACCAAAGTGGAGGGGCTGCTGCAGGCCCTGACCCGGAAGC TGGAAGCTGTGAGTAAGCGGCTGGCCATCCTGGAGAACAGAATCGTCTAA